In Chloroflexota bacterium, the genomic stretch ATCTCCTCGACTACACCGTCAACGGCACGATCTCGCCGCCCGTCGGCAACCGCGGAGAGGCTGCGCCACAGGGGTGCTATCGCTGCGCAGGCGCCGATGTCTGGGCCGTCATCGCCGCCCGCACGGACGAAGAATGGCGCACGCTCGCCGCTGCCATCGGCGCAAAGGACCTCCTTGCGCGGGAAGACCTCGCCCACGCCGAAGGCCGCCGCTCCCATCACGATGAGATTGATCGCGCCATCGAAGCGTGGACCGCCCAGCGCGATAGCTACGAAGTGATGCATGTCCTCCAAGCCAAGGGCATACCTGCGGCCCCCGTCCTGGATGGCCGGGAGCTCCTGGCCGATCCGCACCTCTATGCCCGCAACTTCTATATGATGATTGACCACCCGGAGGTCGGCGTCCTTCCCTATCCCGGCATGCCGTGGAAGCTTTCGGAGACGCCTGCCGCCGTCCGCATGCCCGCGCCCCTCTATGCCCAGCACAACCACTACATCTATCAGGAGCTCCTCAAGCTGACGCCCCAACAGGTGGATGAGCTCCACAAGGACAAGGTCACCAGCCTCGTTCCCCTGGGAGATAGGCACTAGCGATGTTCTTTCAATTGAACGAAGAGCAGAAGATGCTCCGCAGCTCCGCGCGCGACTTCCTCCAGAAGACGTGCACCAAGGACTACGTCCGCGCCATGGAGACCGACCCCCGCGGCCACTCGCCCGATGTCTGGAAGCAGGTCGCCGATCTCGGCTGGCTCGGCCTCACCCTCCCCGAGCAGTACGGCGGCTCCGCGGCCTCCTTCATGGACCTTACGGTCCTCTTTGAGGAGACGGGCCGCGCCCTCCTGCCAGACCCCTTCTTCCCTACCGTCGTCGCCTCTCTCCTGGTGAGCGATGCCGCATCAGAAAAACAGCGCCGCGACCTCCTTCCCAAGGTCGTGAAGGGCGATGCCGTCTTGACCCTCGCCCTCCTGGAAGAGCAAGGCAGCTTCGATCCCGATAGCCTGCACCTCGCGGCGGCCCAGCAGGGCGGCGATTTTGTCTTGACGGGCAAGAAGTTCTTCGTCCCGGAAGGCCACATCGCCGATCTCCTCATCGTCCCCGCGCGCGCCGCTTCCGGGAAAGGCGGCAAGGGCCTCTCCCTCTTCCTCGTCCCCGGCAAGTCGCCCGGTCTCTCCGTGGACGCCCTTCCCACCATCTCGCACGAAAAGCTCGCTGTTCTCTCCTTCTCCTCCGTCCGCGTCGGCAAGGACAACCTCATCGGACCCCTGCACGAAGCCTGGCCCGCCCTCCAGCGCCACCTCCTCATCGCCGCAGTCGCCAAGTGCGCCGAGATGGTGGGCGGCATGCAGCGCGTCCTGGAGATGGCGACTGAGTACGCCAAGACTCGCGTCCAGTTCGGCAGGCCCATCGGCAGCTTCCAGGCCATCCAGCACCACGCCGCCAATATGGCGATAGATGTGGAGACCTCCCGGGAAATCGTCATGGATGCCGCCTACAAGATTGCGTCGGACCTTCCCTTCGAGATGGAGGCCAGCGCCTGCAAGGCCTGGGTCAGTGAGGCCTATCGCCGGGTCGGCTACCTCGGCCACCAGATCCACGGCGGCATCGGCCTCATAGTGGAGCACGATATGCAGCTCTACTTCCGCCGCGCCAAGGCCGCCGAGCTCGCTTATGGCGACGCCGATTACCACCGGGAGCTTGCCGTGGGTAAGCTGGAGGCCATGCTATGAGCTTCCTCATGGAATACCCGCTCCCGCCCGATGCCAAGCGCTTCCAGCAGGAGGTCCGCAGCTTCCTCAAACAGGCCTTCACGCCCGATGTGCGGGAAGAGATGGACACTGGCCAGTGGGGGACGGGCCAGGGCCCCCAGGGGCGGAAGTTCCTCAAGAAACTGGGCGAGAAGAAATGGCTCGGCCTCACCTGGCCCGTCGAATACGGCGGCCTGGGCAAGACCTTCATGCACAAGTTCGCCCTCACGGAAGAGCTCGATTACCTGCACGCCCCCTGGCCCGGCATGGGCAGCTTCGTCGTCGGCCCCTGCCTCATGATGTTCGGCACGCCCGAGCAGAAAAAGACCTTCCTCCCCAAGATCGCGGCGGGCGAGTGGCTCTTTGCCCTTGGTTATACCGAGCCCAACGCCGGCTCGGACCTCGCCTCTCTCTCCTTGAGCGCCGTCGCCGATGGCGATGAGTTCGTCCTCAACGGCCAGAAGATCTTCCAGAGCGAGTCTCACTCCGCCGATTTCGTCTGGCTCGCCGCCCGCACGGACGCCTCCGTCGCCAAGCACAAGGGCATCTCCCTCTTCATCGTGCCCACCCACAGCAAGGGCATGACCCTTCAGCCCATGTACACCATGGGCGGCCACCGCAACAACGTCGTCTACTATGACAACGTCCGCATCCCCAAGGGTAAACTCGTCGGCGAAGTGAACAAGGGCTGGTACTACCTCGCCGCCGCCCTCGATTTGGAGCGCATCTTCCCCATCGGCGGCCTTATGCGGGAGGTGGAAGAGGTCATCTCCTTCGCCAAGGCCTCCCACGCCGGCGGGCGCCCAGCGATGCAAGACCCCGTCCAGCGCAGCCGCCTCGCCCAGATGCTCATAGAGGCGCACGTCCTCCGCACCCACGCCTTCCGCGTCGCTTGGATGCAGGACCAGGGCCAGGTGCCGAATATCGAAGCCTCCATCCAGAAGATCATGATCCGCGAGATGTACCAGCGCCTGGCCACCCTCGCCTATCAGATACTCGGCCAGTACGGCCAGGTTCGCAGGGGCCACCCCCTCGCCGTCCTCAATGGCAAGTTCGAGCACATGGCCCGCCACAGCCCCACCATGACCATCACCGCCGGCAGCTCGGAGATCCAGCGCAATATCATCGCCACGCGCGGCTTGGGCCTGCCCCGGTAAGGAGCGTTTATGGACTTCAAGCAGATTATCTATGAGAAGCGCGGCCACAAGGCCTATATCACCCTGAACCGCCCGGAGGTCCTCAACGCCTTCAGCATGCAGATGCAGAACGAGCTGAAGCGCGCCTGGGCCGATGTGAAGCAGGATCGCAAGGTCCACGTCGTCATCCTCACCGGCGCGGGCGAGCGCGCCTTCTGCAGCGGCGTGGACCGCAACGACCCGGATCGCGAGCGCGTCCGCGTGGAGCTTCCCAAGGACACCTGGCATATCGAGATACCCGGCAGCATGCTCGCCTCCAAGCAGAACGGCGTCTACAAGCCCGTCATCACGGCGGTGAACGGCATCTGCGGCGGCGGCGGCTTCTACTTCCTTTACGATTCCGATATCACCATCTGCTCGGAGAACGCCACCTTCTTCGATCCCCACGTCACCTATGGCCAGGTCGCCGCGCTGGAGCCCGTCGGCATGCTGCGCAAGATACCCCTGGGCGAAGTCATCCGCATTGCCCTCATGGGCATGGCCGAGCGCGTCGGCGCCCAGAAGGCCCTCCAGATTGGCCTCGTCACGGAGGTCGTCCCCCAGGCAAAGCTCATGGAGACCGCCGACCAGATGGCCGATGTGATCGCCTCCGCGCCGCCGATGGCCATCCAGGGAACCCTCCAGGCCATCTGGCACGCCCTGGAGACGGGCCGCGCCTCCTCTCTGGATGCAGCCAAGGTCTTCGTCATCGCCCAGAACGTCTTCCGCGATGTAGAAGGCGGCGAGAAGAAGTTCCAGACCAAAGACCGTCCCCAGTGGCGTCTGCGCTGAAGGAGCGCCCCATGGCCTATCAATATCTGACGCTGGAAAAGAAAGACCACATCGCCGTCGTCACCATGAACCGGCCGGATAAGCTCAACTCTCTCAACGTCGGCCTCCGCGATGAGCTCGTCGTCGCCTTCCGCGAGATCACGAACGATGATGAGGTGCGCGTCGCTGTCCTCACCGGCGCGGGGCGCGCCTTCTGCGCGGGAGGCGATGTCGGCGGCATCCAGGACATGGCCAACGCGAACGAAGGCCATCTTCCCCGGCGGGAGATCGTGGACCCCATGGGCTGGAACCTCCGCGAGATCGAAGGCTTCCCCAAACCCCTCATCGCCGCCGTGAACGGCGTCGCCGCAGGCACCGGCTTCGCCATGGTCCTCATGAGCGATCTCCGCATCGCCTCGGGAAAAGCGAAGTTCGTCACCGTTTTCGTTCGCCGAGGCATGATTCCGGATAGCGGCATGAGCTATCTCCTCCCTCGCCTCGTCGGCGATGCCAAGGCTGCTGAGCTGCTCTTCATGGGCGATGACATTGACGCCCAGGCCGCCAAGGACCTCGGCATCGTCAGCCGCGTCGTCCCGCCCGAGCGGCTCATGCCCGTCGCCATGGAGCTTGCCGCCAAGATCGCCGCCGCCCCGCCCGTCACCATCGAGCTCACCAAGAAGCTCATCCACAAGCGTCGCACCCAGGAGATGGAAGAGGCCTTCCACTATGAGACCTTTGCCCAGCGCATCTGCTTCTCCACGGAAGACACCAAGGAGGGCGTGAAGGCCTTCCTGGAAAAACGCGCCCCGAACTTCAAGGGCCGGTAACCGCCGATGCAGCAGAACCCTGCACAACCTGGATCCGCGCGCCCCATGCCCCTCGATGGCGTGCGCGTCCTCGATCTCGCCGATGAGAAGGCCCTTATGTGCGGCCGCCTCCTCGCCGATCTGGGGGCGGACGTCATCAAGGTCGAGCGCCCCGGCGGCGACTCTGCGCGCGCCATCGCCCCCTTTTACAAGGACAGGCCCGGCCCGGAAAGCGGCCTCCTCTGGAACTTCCTCAACCTCAACAAGCGCGGTATCACCCTGGATATCGCGACTCCCCACGGCGCGGACACCCTCCGCGAGCTCGTGGCGACTGCCGATGTCCTGGTCGAAAGCTTCGCCCC encodes the following:
- a CDS encoding enoyl-CoA hydratase/isomerase family protein, coding for MDFKQIIYEKRGHKAYITLNRPEVLNAFSMQMQNELKRAWADVKQDRKVHVVILTGAGERAFCSGVDRNDPDRERVRVELPKDTWHIEIPGSMLASKQNGVYKPVITAVNGICGGGGFYFLYDSDITICSENATFFDPHVTYGQVAALEPVGMLRKIPLGEVIRIALMGMAERVGAQKALQIGLVTEVVPQAKLMETADQMADVIASAPPMAIQGTLQAIWHALETGRASSLDAAKVFVIAQNVFRDVEGGEKKFQTKDRPQWRLR
- a CDS encoding acyl-CoA dehydrogenase; the encoded protein is MFFQLNEEQKMLRSSARDFLQKTCTKDYVRAMETDPRGHSPDVWKQVADLGWLGLTLPEQYGGSAASFMDLTVLFEETGRALLPDPFFPTVVASLLVSDAASEKQRRDLLPKVVKGDAVLTLALLEEQGSFDPDSLHLAAAQQGGDFVLTGKKFFVPEGHIADLLIVPARAASGKGGKGLSLFLVPGKSPGLSVDALPTISHEKLAVLSFSSVRVGKDNLIGPLHEAWPALQRHLLIAAVAKCAEMVGGMQRVLEMATEYAKTRVQFGRPIGSFQAIQHHAANMAIDVETSREIVMDAAYKIASDLPFEMEASACKAWVSEAYRRVGYLGHQIHGGIGLIVEHDMQLYFRRAKAAELAYGDADYHRELAVGKLEAML
- a CDS encoding enoyl-CoA hydratase encodes the protein MAYQYLTLEKKDHIAVVTMNRPDKLNSLNVGLRDELVVAFREITNDDEVRVAVLTGAGRAFCAGGDVGGIQDMANANEGHLPRREIVDPMGWNLREIEGFPKPLIAAVNGVAAGTGFAMVLMSDLRIASGKAKFVTVFVRRGMIPDSGMSYLLPRLVGDAKAAELLFMGDDIDAQAAKDLGIVSRVVPPERLMPVAMELAAKIAAAPPVTIELTKKLIHKRRTQEMEEAFHYETFAQRICFSTEDTKEGVKAFLEKRAPNFKGR
- a CDS encoding acyl-CoA dehydrogenase — protein: MSFLMEYPLPPDAKRFQQEVRSFLKQAFTPDVREEMDTGQWGTGQGPQGRKFLKKLGEKKWLGLTWPVEYGGLGKTFMHKFALTEELDYLHAPWPGMGSFVVGPCLMMFGTPEQKKTFLPKIAAGEWLFALGYTEPNAGSDLASLSLSAVADGDEFVLNGQKIFQSESHSADFVWLAARTDASVAKHKGISLFIVPTHSKGMTLQPMYTMGGHRNNVVYYDNVRIPKGKLVGEVNKGWYYLAAALDLERIFPIGGLMREVEEVISFAKASHAGGRPAMQDPVQRSRLAQMLIEAHVLRTHAFRVAWMQDQGQVPNIEASIQKIMIREMYQRLATLAYQILGQYGQVRRGHPLAVLNGKFEHMARHSPTMTITAGSSEIQRNIIATRGLGLPR